One Brassica napus cultivar Da-Ae chromosome A5, Da-Ae, whole genome shotgun sequence DNA window includes the following coding sequences:
- the LOC111211877 gene encoding endoribonuclease Dicer homolog 2-like produces the protein MTIVDMETESADQVSASSPLPFARSYQVEALEKAMKRNTIVYLETGSGKTLIAIMLLRSYAYLFRKPSPCFSVFLVPQVVLVTQQAEALKRHTDLKVGMYWGSMGVDFWDAPTWKQEVDTYEVLVMTPAILLSALRHSFLSLNMIKVLIFDECHHARGNHAYACILKEFYHKELKSATSLVPRIFGMTASPVKTKGENLDSYWKKIHELESLMNSKVYTCANESVLAQFVPFSTPSFKYYTYVEIPSSARAGIIAELEKLAKEHLLALATLDLKSSTVNSIKKRLSKICSSITYCLDELGILMALKAAQSFSVSQNDFVLWGQLGEFSETSIKNFCRDASQAILAYIPDGPYWSVANIERNLEAGLVTSKIVCLVESLLGYSSLEKIRCIIFVERVIAAMVLESFLNEILPTYNSWKTKYVAGNNSGLQSQTRKKQNETVEDFRKGLVNIIVSTSILEEGLDVQSCNLVVGFDPASNICSFIQSQGRARMPNSDYLMMVERGDMDTQSRLKKYISGAKRMREDSLSHSLVPCKPLPDDSSGEVYRVNSTGAIVTLSSSVSLIYFYCSRLPSDEYFKPTPRFDIDKDQGICTLYLPKSCQVKEVSAQGNGNLLKQTACLKACIQLHQAGALTDHLVPDMVLKETVQLKLGKIHYDTEQPSYFPPELVSQFSALSQTTYHFYSIRMKSEFPGNLHFKDVLLGTRVKLEDDIGNTCFRLEDHLGTIAVTLSYVGGFDLTQDEVLLCRRFQITLFRVLLDHSVENLLAALDGLHLRDGPALDYLLVPSTHEQKASLIDWEVIRSVNFTSHKPWERHVDCSAKDASCILHTKDGLFCTCVLQNALVYTPHNGYVYCTRGILSNLNANSVLTMRNSGDVTYMEYYEKRHEVQLNFVDEPLLNGRHIFTLHNNLHMTRKKEKEHDREYVELPPELCHVILAPISVDMIYSYKFMPSVMQRVESLLIALNLKKNIPKVNIPTIKVLEAITTKKCQDQFHLESLETLGDSFLKYAVCQHLFQEYHTHHEGLLSSIKDGMISNVTLCKFGCDKKLQGFIRNECFEPKGWMVPGQSSAAYALVNDYLSESRNMYIARRMNLKRKSVADVVEALIGAYLSEGGELAALTFMNWVGIKVDFTTTMIQREPSIQAEKLVNVRYMESLLNYKFKDKSLLVEALTHGSYMIPEIPRCYQRLEFLGDSVLDYLITKHLYGEYPNLSPGLLTDMRSASVNNECYAQVAVKSNLHKHVLHASHDLHKHISRTVSEFERLSSVQSSFGWESEIAFPKVLGDVIESLAGAIHVDSGYNKEVVFACIKPLLGCMITPETVKLHPVRELTELCQKAQFELSKAKGFENGEAFFTVEVEAKEMSFAHTARASDKKMAKKLAYKEVLNSLKKSLDS, from the exons ATGACGATTGTTGATATGGAGACTGAGAGCGCCGATCAAGTCTCTGCTTCTTCTCCTCTACCGTTTGCGAGAAG TTATCAAGTGGAGGCGCTAGAGAAAGCAATGAAGCGGAACACGATTGTTTACTTGGAGACTGGCTCTGGCAAGACTCTTATCGCCATCATGCTTCTTCGTAGCTACGCTTACCTTTTCCGCAAGCCTTCCCCTTGCTTCAGCGTCTTCTTGGTTCCTCAAGTTGTTCTCGTCACTCAA CAAGCTGAAGCGCTGAAGAGGCATACGGATCTGAAAGTGGGCATGTATTGGGGATCCATGGGGGTTGACTTTTGGGATGCTCCAACTTGGAAACAAGAAGTCGATACATATGAG GTTCTTGTGATGACACCTGCCATTTTGCTCAGTGCATTAAGACATAGTTTTCTGTCGTTGAACATGATCAAGGTTCTTATATTTGATGAATGTCATCATGCTCGGGGTAATCACGCGTATGCTTGTATCTTGAAG GAGTTTTATCACAAGGAATTAAAGTCTGCAACTTCTCTCGTTCCTAGAATATTTGGGATGACTGCATCCCCTGTGAAAACAAagg GTGAAAACTTGGATAGCTACTGGAAAAAGATTCATGAACTCGAATCTCTAATGAATTCAAAG GTCTATACATGTGCAAACGAGTCTGTGCTGGCTCAGTTTGTCCCCTTTTCTACTCCGAGTTTCAAGTACTACACGTACGTGGAAATACCAAGCTCTGCACGCGCAGGCATAATAGCGGAACTTGAAAAGCTAGCCAAAGAG CATCTCTTAGCCCTTGCGACACTGGATCTCAAATCCTCCACTGTTAATTCTATAAAGAAGAGACTGTCAAAGATATGTTCATCTATAACTTATTGTTTGGATGAACTTGGAATTTTGATGGCGCTGaag GCTGCTCAGTCATTCTCAGTGAGTCAGAACGACTTTGTCTTGTGGGGTCAGCTAGGGGAGTTTAGCGAAACCTCTATAAAAAATTTCTGTAGGGATGCTTCACAGGCCATTTTAGCTTACATACCTGATG GTCCTTACTGGAGTGTTGCTAACATAGAAAGAAATTTGGAGGCAGGTCTCGTAACATCAAAAATAGTCTGCCTTGTTGAATCTCTTCTTGGTTATAG CTCCTTGGAGAAAATACGGTGCATCATATTTGTGGAACGGGTGATTGCAGCTATGGTTTTGGAATCCTTTTTGAATGAAATTCTTCCAACCTATAATAGCTGGAAAACTAAGTACGTTGCAGGAAACAACTCTGGCCTGCAAAGTCAAACCCGGAAGAAGCAGAATGAAACTGTGGAGGACTTTCGAAAAGGCTTG GTAAACATCATCGTCTCAACATCTATCCTAGAGGAAGGTCTAGATGTTCAAAGTTGCAATCTGGTTGTCGGATTTGACCCTGCATCCAACATTTGCAGTTTCATACAATCTCAAGGGCGTGCTAGAATGCCTAACTCAGATTATTTGATGATGGTGGAAAG AGGAGATATGGACACACAATCTCGgttaaagaaatatatttctGGTGCGAAAAGAATGCGTGAAGATTCTTTGAGCCATTCTCTTGTTCCCTGTAAACCTCTTCCAGATGATTCATCCGGGGAGGTCTACCGTGTCAACAGCACAGGGGCTATTGTAACTCTTAGCTCAAGCGTCAGCTTAATATATTTCTACTGCTCAAGGCTTCCCTCAGATGA ATACTTCAAACCAACTCCTAGATTTGATATAGACAAGGATCAGGGGATTTGCACCCTTTACCTTCCTAAGAGCTGTCAAGTCAAAGAAGTTAGTGCTCAAGGGAATGGAAATTTGTTAAAACAAACTGCCTGTCTTAAAGCTTGCATTCAGCTGCACCAAGCTGGTGCTCTGACTGATCATCTTGTCCCTGACATGGTTTTGAAGGAAACCGTCCAACTAAAACTCG GGAAAATCCACTATGACACTGAACAGCCAAGTTACTTCCCTCCAGAGCTAGTCTCCCAGTTTTCAGCACTATCGCAGACAACATACCACTTCTACTCAATAAGGATGAAGTCAGAATTTCCAGGAAATCTTCATTTTAAGGATGTCTTGCTGGGAACCAGGGTTAAGCTTGAAGATGACATTGGGAACACATGCTTTCGGTTAGAAGATCATCTTGGCACAATAGCTGTGACATTGAGTTATGTGGGAGGGTTTGACCTTACACAAGATGAG GTCCTTTTGTGTAGAAGGTTTCAGATAACTCTTTTTAGAGTTCTTTTGGATCATAGTGTGGAAAATTTGTTGGCGGCGTTGGATGGGTTGCATCTCAGAGACGGTCCAGCGCTTGATTATCTACTAGTTCCATCCACTCATGAGCAAAAAGCATCTCTTATTGATTGGGAGGTGATAAGATCCGTGAACTTTACTAGTCATAAACCTTGGGAAAGGCATGTGGATTGTTCTGCCAAGGATGCTTCTTGCATTCTACATACAAAAGACGGGTTGTTTTGCACCTGTGTCTTACAAAATGCGTTGGTCTACACACCACATAATGGATACGTCTACTGCACCAGAGGTATTCTCAGCAATTTAAACGCAAATTCTGTATTGACGATGAGAAATTCTGGCGATGTGACCTACATGGAGTACTATGAGAAACG GCATGAGGTTCAATTAAATTTTGTGGATGAACCTCTTTTGAATGGGAGACACATTTTCACGCTGCATAACAACCTTCACATGACCAGGAAGAAGGAGAAAG AGCATGACAGGGAGTATGTTGAACTACCTCCTGAACTATGTCATGTCATATTGGCTCCAATATCAGTGGATATGATCTATTCATATAAATTCATGCCATCTGTTATGCAACGCGTTGAATCTTTGCTTATAGCATTGAACCTTAAGAAGAACATCCCAAAAGTCAATATTCCAACCATCAAG GTTCTGGAAGCTATCACAACGAAGAAGTGCCAAGACCAGTTCCACTTGGAATCACTAGAAACACTTGGCGACTCTTTTCTGAAATATGCTGTTTGTCAGCATCTATTCCAAGAATATCATACTCATCACGAGGGTCTTCTCAGCTCAATAAAAGATGGAATGATTTCGAATGTCACGCTCTGCAAATTTGGATGTGACAAGAAACTTCAG GGATTTATACGAAATGAGTGTTTTGAACCTAAAGGGTGGATGGTTCCTGGCCAATCATCTGCAGCTTATGCTCTTGTGAATGATTATCTATCCGAATCTAGAAACATGTACATTGCTAGGAGGATGAATTTGAAACGCAAGAGTGTGGCTGATGTTGTGGAAGCACTAATTGGTGCATATCTTAGCGAGGGAGGTGAGCTAGCAGCGTTAACGTTCATGAACTGGGTTGGTATAAAAGTCGATTTCACAACTACGATGATCCAAAGAGAGCCATCAATACAagctgagaagcttgtgaatgTAAGATATATGGAGTCTCTGTTGAACTATAAGTTTAAGGATAAGTCTCTTCTAGTCGAGGCATTGACTCATGGCTCATACATGATTCCTGAAATTCCAAGATGCTATCAG AGGTTGGAGTTCCTCGGCGACTCTGTGTTGGATTATCTCATAACTAAGCATTTGTACGGCGAGTATCCTAATCTTTCGCCTGGTCTACTGACCGACATGCGCTCTGCTTCTGTGAACAATGAATGTTATGCTCAAGTAGCGGTGAAATCAAACCTGCACAAACACGTTCTCCATGCCTCTCATGATCTCCACAAGCACATCTCCAGAACAGTCAGTGAGTTTGAACGGTTGTCGTCTGTGCAATCCAGTTTTGGATGGGAATCCGAAATCGCTTTCCCAAAG GTTCTTGGAGATGTGATAGAGTCTTTAGCTGGTGCGATACATGTTGACTCGGGTTACAACAAGGAAGTAGTGTTTGCGTGTATAAAACCGCTTTTGGGATGTATGATAACTCCAGAGACTGTGAAGCTGCATCCTGTGAGAGAGTTGACAGAACTTTGCCAGAAAGCTCAGTTCGAGTTGAGTAAAGCTAAAGGCTTCGAGAATGGTGAAGCTTTCTTCACGGTAGAGGTGGAAGCTAAGGAAATGAGTTTTGCGCATACAGCAAGGGCCTCTGATAAGAAGATGGCTAAGAAGTTGGCTTACAAAGAAGTCTTGAATTCACTTAAGAAGAGCCTTGACTCCTAA
- the LOC111209548 gene encoding ABC transporter F family member 4-like, whose translation MRTIIIVKINVWLLQSRFLEEKMARSLKKSVKLSLRHVRIRSSTSSFKPGSRSIERDQRIEFLGGDNGVREEENDGDSSSEYEEFEEEEGVEGEGEIEIEEEEQDDDGKSVVSGGKTEREEEIVEVEAVEAAKEEITEAGNRVMVVVDKVVASTGALEWALKHTLQSHDYLFLLYFSKPFRKGKKKNRKREVKTDELVHTLKKLCQTKRPGIEVEIRRLEGKEKEKGEKIVEEAKEQQVTLLVVGEEKKPPVWRLVKRWGWKKRRSRAGVLKYCLEKASCMTIAVKPKNRKLGGYLITTKRHKNFWLLA comes from the exons ATGCGGACAATAATAATAGTCAAGATCAATGTATGGTTGTTACAATCAAGATTCTTAGAAGAAAAGATGGCTAGATCGCTCAAGAAATCAGTAAAGTTGAGTTTAAGACATGTAAGGATCCGTTCATCAACATCCAGTTTCAAACCTGGTTCTCGTTCCATAGAGAGGGACCAAAGAATCGAGTTTCTTGGAGGAGACAATGGCGTTAGAGAAGAGGAAAACGATGGTGACAGTAGTAGCGAGTATGAAGAATTTGAAGAGGAGGAAGGTgtagaaggagaaggagaaatAGAAATAGAAGAAGAGGAACAAGATGATGATGGAAAAAGCGTTGTAAGCGGTGGCAAAACTGAACGTGAAGAAGAGATAGTAGAAGTGGAAGCGGTGGAAGCAGCAAAGGAGGAGATCACTGAGGCAGGGAATAGagtgatggtggtggtggataAAGTGGTTGCATCAACTGGTGCTCTTGAATGGGCTTTGAAACACACATTACAATCACATGACTATCTTTTCCTCTTATATTTCTCCAAACCCTTTAGAAAAG GCAAGAAGAAGAACCGGAAACGTGAAGTGAAGACCGATGAACTCGTCCACACTCTAAAGAAACTCTGCCAAACAAAGCGACCAGGG ATAGAGGTAGAGATAAGGAGACTAGAaggaaaagagaaagagaaaggagagaagATAGTGGAAGAAGCTAAAGAACAACAAGTGACTCTCTTagtggttggagaagagaagaaaccgCCGGTTTGGAGACTAGTGAAGCGTTGGGGATGGAAGAAACGGCGTAGCCGAGCTGGAGTTCTCAAGTATTGCCTAGAGAAGGCTTCATGTATGACCATTGCTGTTAAACCAAAGAACCGTAAGCTTGGTGGTTACTTGATCACTACCAAACGTCACAAGAACTTTTGGCTCTTGGCTTGA
- the LOC106425510 gene encoding uncharacterized protein LOC106425510: MDKSWVWLPRNSLEYEKGASEFVSSSSSRLGVPTEMFCPCVDCRNVCHQSTEKVFEHLVIRGMDPKYKSCKFWSKHGDNKPDKPSDINSSASEPYELLRTAFMPTEDHHSAQEESAEASAGTDRPEEAEFRKKLEDAETPLYSQCSKYTKVAAIMGLYRIKVKSGMSESYFDQLLALIHDMLPGDNVLPKSTDEMKKFLKQFGFGYDVIHACKNDCILFRNQYEDAVSCPRCSESRWEKDKHTGEEKKGIPVKVLRYFPIKDRFRRMFRSKRLAEELCWHSTNASDDGTMRHPVDSVTWGQINNKWPEFAAEARNLRLGISTDGMNPFSMQNTNYSTWPVLLVNYNMAPTQCMKSENIMLTMLIPGPTAPSNNIDVYLQPLIEDLKSLWAEGMEVYDSFKKESFTLRAMLLWSITDYPGLGTLAGCKVKGKQACNVCGKDTPHRWLKFSRKHVYMGNRKRLMPNHPYRRRKGWFDNTVETGTANRIQSGVEISYILRDFKNDFGKKLSKKSKRKRTTGDENDVASLEEYEEDDDLWRWKKKSIFFELPYWKDMPVRHNIDVMHVEKNVSDALLSILMHSGKSKDGVKARKDLEDMGIRSNLYTEVRGKKTYLPPAAYWLSKEEKKKFCRRLSNFKGPDGYSANISNCVSLDPPGIGGMKSHDHHVLMQNMLPVALRGLLPRGPRIAVTRICNYFNRLCQRIIEPEKLLKLEAEIVETMCQLERFFPPSLFDIMFHLPLHLAREARLGGPVHFRWMYPFERYMKTLKAYVKNFARPEACMAEGYLAGECLAFCMEFLQRSVPVEEAVNRNEDHETSQNLLEGRTLNKATEVTLTDKERDVAHRYILMNTAVIEPYVQMHLEELQRTDGRCAKNETILWKNHTERFAQWIKEKIPTNSKEHSQQLRWLAFGPRNIAHTYKGFVVNGNRFHTDDVQRKTQNSGVAYDAFSMCRASAKDARQMADIVTYYGVIKEIILIDYHMFEVALFKCSWAHKGRGLKEEDGFTLVNLHMSQSTFVNDPYIMPSQAKQVFYSREEDSSPWYVVMRAPPRGFHELETEEEFCSGAVTVQTEEDMGDQASDDESFCVRNDCEGVLIHDL, encoded by the exons ATGGATAAATCTTGGGTTTGGTTACCAAG GAATAGCCTTGAGTATGAGAAAGGAGCAAGTGAGTTTGTGTCTTCTTCATCAAGCCGTTTAGGTGTCCCAACAGAAATGTTCTGTCCGTGTGTTGATTGCCGCAATGTATGCCATCAGTCTACTGAGAAAGTTTTCGAGCATCTAGTGATTAGAGGGATGGATCCGAAGTACAAGAGTTGTAAATTCTGGTCCAAACACGGAGATAACAAGCCTGATAAGCCATCTGATATCAACTCCTCTGCAAGTGAGCCGTACGAGTTGTTAAGAACAGCTTTCATGCCAACTGAAGACCATCACTCAGCTCAGGAGGAGAGTGCAGAAGCGTCTGCGGGAACTGACAGACCAGAAGAAGCTGAGTTCAGAAAAAAACTGGAGGATGCAGAAACCCCGTTGTACTCTCAGTGTTCAAAATACACGAAGGTTGCTGCGATCATGGGACTGTACAGGATAAAGGTCAAAAGTGGGATGTCTGAAAGCTATTTTGATCAGCTATTGGCGTTAATTCATGATATGCTTCCTGGAGACAATGTGCTACCTAAGTCTACAGATGAGATGAAGAAGTTTCTGAAACAGTTTGGGTTTGGTTATGATGTCATCCACGCCTGCAAGAACGACTGTATCTTGTTTAGGAACCAGTATGAGGATGCGGTCAGCTGTCCAAGATGCAGTGAATCAAGATGGGAGAAGGATAAGCATACtggtgaagagaagaaagggaTTCCGGTTAAAGTGCTTAGGTATTTTCCGATAAAAGATAGGTTCAGAAGAATGTTTAGATCAAAGCGTCTGGCGGAGGAGTTGTGTTGGCATTCGACAAATGCATCTGACGATGGAACTATGCGACATCCAGTTGATTCAGTGACTTGGGGACAGATAAACAACAAATGGCCAGAGTTCGCTGCTGAAGCAAGAAACCTAAGATTAGGTATTTCTACTGATGGCATGAATCCATTCTCCATGCAGAACACCAATTATAGCACATGGCCTGTCCTCTTAGTCAACTACAACATGGCTCCAACGCAGTGCATGAAATCAGAGAACATCATGTTGACAATGTTGATACCTGGTCCAACCGCACCTAGCAACAACATAGACGTCTATCTACAACCACTCATAGAGGACTTGAAGAGTTTGTGGGCAGAAGGTATGGAAGTGTATGATTCGTTCAAGAAGGAGAGTTTCACTCTTAGAGCTATGTTGTTGTGGAGTATAACCGACTATCCTGGGTTAGGCACATTAGCTGGCTGTAAAGTTAAGGGGAAGCAAGCCTGTAATGTCTGTGGAAAGGATACACCGCATAGGTGGCTAAAGTTTAGTCGCAAACACGTTTACATGGGGAACAGGAAGCGGCTCATGCCTAATCATCCATATAGAAGACGGAAAGGATGGTTTGACAACACGGTGGAGACTGGTACTGCAAATAGGATTCAGAGTGGTGTAGAAATCTCTTACATTCTGAGGGATTTTAAAAACGACTTTGGGAAAAAGTTAAGTAAGAAGAGTAAGCGAAAAAGGACAACAGGAGATGAGAATGATGTTGCTTCATTGGAGGAgtacgaagaagatgatgatctGTGGCGGTGGAAGAAAAAGTCAATTTTCTTTGAGTTACCTTATTGGAAG GATATGCCAGTAAGGCATAACATAGATGTTATGCACGTGGAGAAGAATGTGTCTGATGCACTGCTGTCTATTCTGATGCATAGTGGAAAATCAAAGGATGGCGTGAAAGCAAGAAAAGATTTAGAAGACATGGGTATTAGAAGCAACTTGTATACAGAAGTGAGGGGAAAGAAAACTTACTTGCCTCCTGCTGCTTACTGGCTATCtaaggaagaaaaaaagaaattctgCAGACGGTTATCAAACTTCAAAGGGCCTGATGGTTATAGTGCCAATATCTCCAACTGTGTCTCACTGGATCCTCCTGGTATTGGCGGCATGAAGTCACATGACCATCATGTACTAATGCAGAATATGTTACCGGTAGCATTGAGAGGTCTACTGCCAAGAGGGCCACGGATTGCAGTGACTCGGATATGCAATTACTTCAACAGACTCTGTCAACGCATTATTGAGCCAGAGAAGTTACTTAAGTTAGAAGCAGAGATTGTGGAGACAATGTGTCAGCTAGAGAGATTCTTTCCTCCATCTCTGTTTGATATAATGTTTCATCTTCCACTGCATCTAGCAAGAGAAGCACGCTTGGGTGGCCCTGTACACTTCAGGTGGATGTATCCCTTCGAGAG gtATATGAAGACTCTAAAAGCTTATGTGAAGAATTTTGCAAGACCCGAAGCTTGTATGGCCGAGGGTTATTTAGCAGGTGAATGCCTTGCATTTTGTATGGAGTTCCTGCAGAGATCAGTTCCAGTAGAAGAAGCAGTTAATAGAAACGAAGATCATGAGACTTCTCAGAATTTACTTGAAGGTCGGACGCTGAATAAAGCGACAGAAGTGACACTTACTGACAAAGAGAGAGATGTAGCTCACCGGTATATTCTCATGAATACTGCAGTGATTGAGCCTTATGTTCA GATGCATTTAGAAGAGCTACAAAGGACGGACGGAAGATGTGCAAAAAACGAAACCATCTTATGGAAGAACCATACTGAAAGGTTTGCACAGTGGATCAAAGAAAAG ATACCAACTAACTCGAAGGAACATTCACAGCAGCTGAGATGGCTTGCTTTTGGACCAAGGAATATTGCTCACACGTACAAGGGGTTTGTAGTTAATGGAAATCGATTCCATACAGACGATGTGCAGAGGAAGACACAGAACAGTGGAGTAGCATATGATGCGTTTTCAATGTGCAGAGCTAGTGCCAAAGATGCGAGGCAAATGGCTGATATAGTTACATACTACGGAGTGATTAAGGAGATCATATTGATCGACTACCATATGTTTGAGGTGGCTCTGTTTAAGTGCAGTTGGGCTCATAAAGGAAGAGGACTAAAAGAGGAAGACGGTTTCACACTTGTGAATCTCCACATGAGTCAGTCTACATTTGTTAATGATCCTTACATTATGCCATCGCAAGCTAAACAAGTGTTCTACTCTAGAGAGGAAGATAGCTCCCCTTGGTATGTTGTGATGAGAGCACCACCGCGAGGCTTTCATGAGTTAGAGACAGAAGAGGAGTTCTGTTCTGGTGCAGTAACAGTCCAGACTGAAGAAGATATGGGAGATCAAGCATCTGAtgacgagagtttttgtgttAGGAATGATTGTGAAGGTGTTCTAATTCATGATTTatga
- the LOC106454437 gene encoding uncharacterized protein LOC106454437, translating into MGNYVSCALSKTTSSNLSSSSSPAAKVILPDGGVCDINVPTKAAELMMEMPSHFLVDAKSLKIGRKLIPLAADDDLDVGGCHVYVAFPMTRVASAANASDMARIFMAGKKRLRSCDNRKVSPEEEEDEDARLVKGTKLNLEDIEDFSAVEFMHRISVSKSKKPELETIVEENVSL; encoded by the coding sequence ATGGGCAACTACGTTTCATGCGCTCTAAGCAAAACGACTTCCTCTaatttatcatcatcatcatcaccggcGGCTAAAGTGATTCTCCCGGACGGTGGAGTGTGTGACATCAACGTACCAACAAAAGCAGCCGAGCTCATGATGGAGATGCCAAGCCATTTTCTCGTTGACGCAAAGTCCTTAAAAATAGGTCGTAAACTCATCCCTCTCGCAGCCGACGACGACCTAGACGTTGGAGGCTGCCATGTATACGTAGCGTTCCCCATGACGCGTGTGGCTTCTGCAGCCAATGCATCCGACATGGCTCGGATCTTCATGGCCGGCAAGAAACGTTTGAGAAGCTGTGACAATAGGAAAGTGTCTccagaggaggaggaagatgaagacGCGAGGTTGGTTAAGGGAACGAAACTGAATCTTGAAGATATAGAAGATTTCTCGGCGGTGGAGTTTATGCATAGGATCTCTGTTTCCAAATCTAAGAAGCCAGAGTTGGAGACAATTGTCGAAGAAAACGTGTCGTTGTAA
- the LOC111207937 gene encoding universal stress protein PHOS32-like, translating into MVKARTVGVGMDYSPTSKSALRWTAENLLDDGDTIILIHVQPQNAEHTRKILFEETGSPLIPLEEFREVNFSKQYGLAYDPEVLNVLDTLSRAKKVKVVAKVYWGDPREKLCDAVENLKLDSIVLGSRGLGPLKRMLLGSVSNHVVTNATCPVTVVKAN; encoded by the exons ATGGTTAAAGCACGTACGGTGGGTGTGGGAATGGACTACTCTCCAACGAGCAAATCGGCTCTTCGGTGGACGGCGGAGAATCTCCTTGACGATGGAGACACCATCATTTTGATTCATGTTCAACCCCAAAACGCTGAGCACACCCGCAAAATCCTCTTTGAGGAAACCGGTTCAC CTTTGATTCCCCTGGAAGAATTTAGAGAGGTTAATTTCTCTAAACAGTATGGACTTGCTTATGATCCGGAGGTTCTTAATGTTCTTGATACTCTCTCTAGGGCAAAGAAG gTGAAGGTGGTGGCAAAAGTGTATTGGGGAGATCCAAGGGAGAAACTTTGCGATGCCGTCGAAAATCTAAAACTCGATTCTATTGTTCTTGGCAGTCGAGGCTTGGGTCCTCTCAAAAG gATGTTGCTGGGTAGTGTGAGCAATCATGTGGTGACAAATGCAACATGTCCAGTCACGGTTGTTAAAGCCAATTAA